The Diabrotica undecimpunctata isolate CICGRU unplaced genomic scaffold, icDiaUnde3 ctg00003431.1, whole genome shotgun sequence genome contains the following window.
ACACAGATCAACAGATCTATCTTAATTCTACAAAACATAACCTCTAAaagtatccttttttagtttttaacttaataacattttaaatcattatttcaGGTGTTAATAAAGGAATAAAATATGGCCCGAAACGCCGAAAAAGCGATGTAAGTAAAATATTATGTTTCATTCGTTTGGTTATGAGATACCATTATATTTGTTACTAAACTTACTTTCCAATCTATCTTGTTTTAGGACAACATTAGCTCGATGGAGAGCAGCACAACTAGGAGAAATAGATAAGCATAAAAAGCGAAGGCCTTATCTTGCATCAGAATGTAAAAATTTACATGCTTGTGAAAAATGGAGAATGCAGATAATAAGAGAAATTGCGAAAAAAGTAGCTCAAATTCAAAATGCTGGCCTTGGAGAATTTAGGATAAGGGATTTaaatgatgaaataaataaaCTACTGAGGGAGAAGCGACATTGGGAGGACCAAATAAAGGAATTGGGTGGACCTGACTATCAGAGAGTTGGACCGAGGATGTTGGATCATGAAGGAAAAGAAGTACCTGGAAATAGGGGGTATAAATACTTTGGGGCGGCTAAGGAATTACCAGGTAAAGTTAAATAAAGTTTGTAAAGGTTTATAGAAAGCTAAGACatatttttggttcaaatttttcattgaaatcataaaatatattctatagtATATGTTCTCACATGAATAAAATGGTATTTATTGGAATTTTAGTGTAATTTAAAGTTTAACACTTTGTATTGTATAAGAGGCTGttgattttttggttttttcaactgttatgtttattttcttttacaatataatttttgttttatatttcaaCTTTTATGCCACATTTACATTATGTATGGTTGGggactgctatatggggtagtcGCTTGGACACTAAAAGCCCAATTCGTAAAGAAATtagaggcattcgaaatgtggctataataGGTATATGCTAgaaattccttggactgcaaaagt
Protein-coding sequences here:
- the LOC140432266 gene encoding pre-mRNA-splicing factor ISY1 homolog produces the protein MARNAEKAMTTLARWRAAQLGEIDKHKKRRPYLASECKNLHACEKWRMQIIREIAKKVAQIQNAGLGEFRIRDLNDEINKLLREKRHWEDQIKELGGPDYQRVGPRMLDHEGKEVPGNRGYKYFGAAKELPGKVK